From the genome of Oxyura jamaicensis isolate SHBP4307 breed ruddy duck chromosome 2, BPBGC_Ojam_1.0, whole genome shotgun sequence, one region includes:
- the TP53INP1 gene encoding tumor protein p53-inducible nuclear protein 1 isoform X1, with protein MFQRLNNMFMADIDSLSSQEPEFSEKEDDEWILVDFIADTCTNCSAEEADLAEAPATDSSPVFSCLPSPLEHLPEASESCFIQFESCPMEESWFITPPPCFTAGGLTAIKVETSPMENLLIEHPSMSVYAVHNACHSLNEPGCGDEEFRSPGSPRLEAQNETGQRVHCYVTALATRSSFLEKSKSFRPTHWIKEHSERHYLNRNGLRRQNLTRDCHSRQLRHNGLFVHQPCQRQFNY; from the exons ATGTTCCAGAGGTTAAATAACATGTTCATGGCAGACATCGACAGCCTGTCCAGCCAAGAGCCAGAGTTCAGTGAGAAGGAAGACGATGAGTGGATTCTGGTCGATTTCATAG CAGACACTTGCACCAACTGCTCTGCGGAGGAAGCGGACCTTGCTGAAGCACCGGCCACCGACAGCTCGCCCGTCTTCTCTTGCTTACCGTCCCCCTTGGAGCACTTACCAGAGGCCAGCGAGTCCTGCTTCATCCAGTTCGAGTCGTGCCCCATGGAGGAGAGCTGGTTCATCACCCCTCCGCCGTGCTTCACCGCCGGCGGGCTCACCGCCATCAAGGTGGAGACCAGCCCTATGGAGAACCTCCTCATCGAGCACCCCAGCATGTCCGTCTACGCTGTCCATAATGCCTGCCACAGCCTCAACGAGCCTGGCTGCGGGGACGAGGAGTTCCGCAGCCCGGGTAGTCCCAG ACTGGAGGCCCAAAATGAAACGGGACAGCGTGTTCACTGCTACGTCACGGCTCTTGCTACTCGCTcaagttttctggaaaaatcGAAGAGCTTTCGTCCTACCCACTGGATAAAAGAGCACAGCGAAAGACACTATCTCAACAGAAATGGTCTCCGCCGCCAAAACCTTACCAGGGATTGCCACTCTCGGCAACTCAGGCACAACGGACTGTTTGTTCACCAGCCTTGCCAGCGTCAGTTCAATTACTGA
- the TP53INP1 gene encoding tumor protein p53-inducible nuclear protein 1 isoform X2, translating into MFQRLNNMFMADIDSLSSQEPEFSEKEDDEWILVDFIADTCTNCSAEEADLAEAPATDSSPVFSCLPSPLEHLPEASESCFIQFESCPMEESWFITPPPCFTAGGLTAIKVETSPMENLLIEHPSMSVYAVHNACHSLNEPGCGDEEFRSPGSPRAKKSCLRHAGTTGGPK; encoded by the exons ATGTTCCAGAGGTTAAATAACATGTTCATGGCAGACATCGACAGCCTGTCCAGCCAAGAGCCAGAGTTCAGTGAGAAGGAAGACGATGAGTGGATTCTGGTCGATTTCATAG CAGACACTTGCACCAACTGCTCTGCGGAGGAAGCGGACCTTGCTGAAGCACCGGCCACCGACAGCTCGCCCGTCTTCTCTTGCTTACCGTCCCCCTTGGAGCACTTACCAGAGGCCAGCGAGTCCTGCTTCATCCAGTTCGAGTCGTGCCCCATGGAGGAGAGCTGGTTCATCACCCCTCCGCCGTGCTTCACCGCCGGCGGGCTCACCGCCATCAAGGTGGAGACCAGCCCTATGGAGAACCTCCTCATCGAGCACCCCAGCATGTCCGTCTACGCTGTCCATAATGCCTGCCACAGCCTCAACGAGCCTGGCTGCGGGGACGAGGAGTTCCGCAGCCCGGGTAGTCCCAG GGCCAAGAAAAGCTGCTTAAGGCACGCTGGCACA ACTGGAGGCCCAAAATGA